A stretch of Miscanthus floridulus cultivar M001 chromosome 13, ASM1932011v1, whole genome shotgun sequence DNA encodes these proteins:
- the LOC136501341 gene encoding protein RGF1 INDUCIBLE TRANSCRIPTION FACTOR 1-like, translated as MMLRRVASAPVPDWLEALLATRFFLACAAHPASPRNECNMFCLDCRGAPPPAFCYYCRAHRHSSHRVIQIRRSSYHDVVRVSEVEDVLDISGVQTYVINSARVLFLNERPQPRGAGAAAGKAAASPYNCEICGRALLDPFRFCSLGCKLVDTKRSNGHAAADTDGGGGAANGNHEEAEATGGSKNDPGARPQGRRRKGTPHRAPFWS; from the exons ATGATGTTGCGGCGCGTGGCGTCGGCGCCGGTGCCCGACTGGCTGGAGGCGCTGCTGGCCACGCGCTTCTTCCTCGCCTGCGCCGCGCACCCGGCGTCCCCGCGCAACGAGTGCAACATGTTCTGCCTCGACTGCAggggcgcgccgccgccggccttctGCTACTACTGCCGCGCGCACCGACACTCGTCCCACCGCGTCATCCAG ATACGGCGGTCCTCCTACCACGACGTGGTCCGCGTGTCCGAGGTGGAGGACGTCCTGGACATCTCCGGCGTGCAGACCTACGTCATCAACAGCGCCAGGGTGCTCTTCCTCAACGAGCGGCCCCAGccgcgcggcgccggcgccgccgcgggcAAGGCCGCCGCGTCCCCCTACAACTGCGAGATCTGCGGCCGCGCGCTGCTCGACCCCTTCCGCTTCTGCTCCCTCGGATGCAAG TTGGTGGACACCAAGAGGAGCAACGGCCACGCGGCGGCGGacaccgacggcggcggcggcgcggccaatGGCAATCACGAGGAGGCGGAGGCCACCGGCGGGAGCAAGAACGACCCGGGGGCGCGGCCGCAGGGACGGCGGCGGAAGGGGACCCCACACCGCGCGCCGTTCTGGTCCTGA